GCTAAAAACCCATTTACCCCATTTTTTATCACATCCACAGTTCCACCAGGACACCCAAAAGCTACTACTGGAATACCGCAAGCATTAGCTTCAAGAACCACATTGGGCAAACCTTCGTATCTTGAAGGCAAAATTAACAGGTCAGCTTGGCTCATGTACTTATACGGATTGGTTTTAAATCCCAATAAATGCACCCTTTTTTTTACATTCAAGCTATCTGCCAAGCTAATCACAGAGTTTTTATCTTTCCCATCGCCAATTATATACAAATGGTAATCTTTTTTCATTAAAGAGAGAGACTTTATCAATAAATCACATCCTTTTTGATACTCCATTCTACCTACGAATAGAAGTCTTCTATCGCCATACCTTAATAGTGAATCTTTACAAGCTGATTTACTTTTTATATTCTCAATATCAATAGGGTTGGGTATTACATGTATTATGTTAGGTTTTATGCCAAAATTCAAAATCAAGTCTCTTTTCATAAATTTAGATTGAGAAACGATTGCATTGAAGTTGTTATAAAACATATATAATATTTTATCAAAATGACGGAATTTTTCCCTTCTGTTATTTATACTTGGAATATTCGTCTCTCTTGCTATAAATTTTATTTCTTTTGGCAACAGCGGAATTAACATACCAACAATCAAATTAACATGGGCTATACCAGAAAATACCACATCTGGTTTAAGTTTCCTTAATGCAGTGTAAAGCTTCAAAATTCCGCTTTTTACATTTGGAGTATTTAATGTAATAATATCAATTGGCTTTCTTATGTATTATTCCATCTCATTTCTTCCATGAAATTTTATAAGAGTAACTCTATAACGACTAATATCCAAGCTATTTATAATGTTTATTAATACTCTTTGCGCACCACCAAAGTTTAACTGATGAATAACAAAAACAACATGTTTCATGATTTTCCCTTTCTCATCATACTTCTAAGTCTTCTTATTGGCCAATAAACCTTTCCAAAAATCATATTCAAAACGCAGAAATTTTTATATTTCAGAGAAGACACATCTATAAAACTCTCTTTATTCTTTTTAATAAAGTCTTCCATATTCTTAAAATCATCTTTTCCCATCTTATTAGGATGCAAACAAATAGTCCAAACACCAAAGGGCATAACTCTAAAATGCCACAATTGTTGAGGTATCCACTTAAAACCATACTTTACAAAAGGATACAAAGCTATACCATCACTTACGATACTTATACCCACTTCTCTTAAGGCAAGCAGAGTATTCTTATCAAAAGAGTGAGCAGGCGCTACCCATATATTAGGCTCTATACCATGCTCTTTAAATATTCTCATTCCTTTTTCTATTTTTTCTTTTTGTTCTTCATAAGACAAACCTGCAAACTCAGACCTATTATTTATAGGAACCAATCCGCTATTTTGAGTTACATATTTATGCTCATATCCATGTAAAGCTATATACCATCCTTTATCTTGCCAATCTTTAACCTTACTCCAAAACGAGCTGTCATAAGAATCACAAACAAGGTCACTATCTTTATTATTAGGTACAATAGCCACTATGGGCTTTATATTATACTCATCACATAACCTTTCAACTCGTTGCCATTTTTTTTTATTCATCGTTGGAGACGCATCATCAAATCTCACTATATACTTAGCACTCATAATGCTTACCTTATTATACGATTTATCTCCTTTTCCCACATTTTTACTATCTCATTAAAGCTATATTTTTTTGCTTTTTCTATTGCATTTTCAGAAAGCCTTTTTATAAGGTTATCATTTTTCACCAACTCTGACAGCTTTATTAAAAATTCTTCCTTATCTTGATTTCTCACCAACAAACCATCAATATTATCACTAATTATTTCAGCAGGTCCATAAGGGCAATCAAAACTTATAACAGCACATCCACAACTCATGGCTTCTATCAGAACATTTGAAAAAGCCTCAAATCTTGATGTCAAGGCAAAAATTTTTGCTCTTGCATAATATCTCTCTATATCCTTCACCCTACCAATAAGCCTTACTGAATTTTCTAATTTCTTCCCTTTTATTATATTCTTCAAATTTTCTCTTTCTTCTCCATCTCCAATTATATATAATTTGAATTTTTTTGCATCTAAGTTAGAATAAATATCTATAAGAACATCGAACTGCTTTACCTTATTCAACCTTCCATTAGACTTTCCACAAAGATCAAGCATATGGACGGTAATGTCGTCTCTCAAATCATAAAAAATCTCGCTTTTACATATGGTTAGTATATGCACTTCAAGCTTGGAACTGAAATAATTAGCTAATAAGCTCAAAACTCTTTCTGCTTCACCCATTCCAAGAGATGGTATAACAAAAAGCATTCTCATAATATTATCCTTTAATTTTATTTGAAACTTTACCAAGCAAAAACCTAATTTCCTTCTTAGCGGATATAATCACAAAAATAAAAAACATTAAAAGCTTCATAAATAGACCTTCATACTTGGAAAAACCATAGTATGAACATACAAAATTACAAATAAAGATATACAGAACAAATAGAATCAATGAAACGAGTACCTCTTTGTTTAAAAAATTTATATTTACTCTATATCGTCTTTTTACATCAAAAAATAAAACAACTCCACGCAAGAAGCCAGCAATGCTCGATACCAAAGATAAACCGAATACACCAAATAATTTAACAAAAAACCAATCAAGGAAAGCATTTAGTAAAACAAAAGGTAAACTCATAATTGTTATTGTTATTGTGTTTTTTTTAGATATATATAAATTACTCAGAATCTTATTGAACGGTATAGTAATCAACATAAAGGAATACCCCATCAAAGCCATAGAGGTCTTATTTGTAGACTCCGCGGTAAATCTACCATGCTGATATATAATAGATACTATATCTGAGGAAGCAACTATAAATAAAGCAATAACAGGCAGCATAACTTTAATAATAAATTTTATTATTTCGCTTATCTGAGACTCTAATCTCTTCGATTCAAACACAACAATCTTTTCTGAAATATAAGTAAAAGAAGAGTAAACTATTCCTTGCGTAGCTAATGCCGACACAACACTTATTAAATTAAAAGAATAACTAAGAGCTGACACATTACCAAAAGGTAAAAACGAAGCAAACGCCTTATCTACCATATTGTTCACAACCCCTATTAAATCAGATATAAACAATGGTACAGACACCACAAATGCTTTAAAAGTCTTAAGCCCAAAGTTAAAAGAAAAAGGGATTAAACCCCACACATTTCTACCCAAAAAATAAGAAATTAACAATACAAAAAAAGAAGCGACAGAAAAAGCTACTGGATACGATTTAGCTCCCTCAGTTGAAAACAATATAACAAGTATAGGTATAGCGAAAATATTAAAAGCAAAAAAAGGTAAAGAACTTTGCAAGAACATTCTCTCCGCTCTTAGAAAGGAGACAAACATATTTACCACTCCGCTAAATACCGAAAAGATGGTAAATATTCTTATATACTCATAAGAAAGAGATTTTAAATTAGCTGAAAAACCGGGGGCTAAAATAATTATAAAAAAATCAGGAAAAATAAAAAGTAAAGTATTCGAGACAAGGAGAAAAATAAGTGTTAATCCTAAGAAACTTTTAGTAAATTGTTTTGCAAGCTCTTCTTTTATCAACTTTTCTTCTAAATAAAAAGGAACTGCTACCAAAGAAAAAGATGATTGAACTGTATCAGCAAAAAATACCGCTGGTTCTTTAGCTATAACAATAGCATCAAATGCAGGAGTAGTCCCAAACAAAGTAGCGGTTATAATTTGACGAACAAAGCCAAGAATTTTTGACCCTAAAGTAAATAGAGTTATCCACAACGCACCGCTTATTATATTCTGTTTACTTGCTAATATTTTAGCCGACTTATGATTTCCTACCTTCTTGGTTTTATTCTGGTCCATATCAAAGTACTGTAAACAAAAAGATAAATACTAATAAAAAAGAATATTACCAACATCGAAAGAGATGTTCTACTTCTGAAGAGAAGGGCTAATACCTCAAAAGGCAATAGAGAAACCAAGATTACTAAAGAGCTCAAGTAATTAGTTTTCGTTAATTTTCTTGTCAAAATACTATGAAAATGCATTTTGTCAGGAGACATTGCAGGAGCACCTTTCAATATTTTTCTTCTATAGAAAGAGAAACAAACTTCCCAAACGGGATATATCATAACGGCAAGACAAAACCATGGAGAAATGCTACTATACTTAAAAACTATAGCTACTGAAAGCTCAGCTAACATAAACCCCAAAAAATAAGCGCCACCATCTCCCAAAAAAATCAACCCTTTAGGAAAGTTTAAAACAAAAAAACCAAAAGTAGCAACAGCAAGCATCACGCCAACTTTTAAAAGCTCATAATTATGCAAGAAATAAAGGGTAATATTAAAAATTATAAGGGCTATAATAGAAAACCCACTAGCCAAACCATTAAGTCCATCTATTATATTTATAGAATTCGTCACGCCTGCCACGGCAAAAATAGTAAACAATATAGAAACCATGTAAGGTAAACCAACAAAACCAAGATTTTCTACTCTAAACCCTGTAAGTAAAATGGCCAGGACAGCTGACAAAAAAGCTAAAAAAAGTCTGACAGAAGGTTTTACACCCCCTTTTAAATCCTCAAAAATACCACCAAAAAGGACAGGTAAAGATGAAATAAACAATTTTAACCCTATTCCATTGCAAGCTAATAAAGTTCCTACAAAAAAGGATAGAGCCACACCTATACCACCAGCTCTGGGGGTATCTTTTTTATGGAACTTCTGAGGCTTGTTTTCTCTTCCTTTATCTAAAAATATGCCCTTGCTTTTAGATATATGCCATATAAAAAGATTTAAAACTAAAGACAGATAAAAAACTAAAATCAATACAACTGAAGTATTATTCAATTACAATATTCTCCTGACTACAAATCAGATTTCAAATTCAATGCATCTAATAAAAATAAAAACATCCAATTCATATTACAGTTTATAATATTTTTTTCCTTTTGAAGTTGCAAGATTTTACAATATTTTACGATGCTTCTTAATTTTTTTGAATTTTACTCCAAACTTTGTAATAATGATCCTTGCAGCGATAACTCTTTAAAAGAAAATGTAAGAGGAGGAGATGTGTTATGAAAAGGATAGTTTTGGTTGCCGTAATAGCTATCCTACTTGCAACATCAACAAAAGCAGCCGAAGTTTCGGTTATATCAACATCATTCGAGATAAAAAAATTGGTAAATTGCGACAGGGTAAATATGACATTCAAGGTATGGGCTGAAGGAGACAACTACACAGAAGCCCTAAAAAGATTAAAGCCCATAAACAACGAGTTTGTGGGCTTTTTGAAGAAGATTTACGCTTCAAAATCGATAAAAACAGTTTCAGGTTATAACTCATCAAAAATGGCTTCTATTATAATAACGGTAAACAGCGACAAAATAAACTCAACGGGCAGAGTTCTAAATTACATATCAAACAGACGCTTCCCGTATAAAACAGGCATAACAACAGTAAACATAAAATACACACTATCGGATAAAAAGGAGACAGAGATAAAAAACGAGATATTCAAAGAAGCCCTTGTAAAATGCAAAAGACTGCTATCAATAGTAAACAGCACATTAAACAGTAAATACAAGATTGGCTCCATAGATGTAAAATACTCACATCCGTTTTTTATCAGAGAAGGAAATATTAGAGCATTCTCAAAAAGCAGTCCAAACTCCAACTTCTCTCTATCATCTGGCCAAAAGCTGATAAAAGCCAATGTGAGATTTTCGGCTATCTTAACGCTAAAATGAGAGCTATAGTCGTAGGTGGTGGAATCTCTGGTGTATCTGCTGCATATCTTATAAAAAAATACACACCCTACGATGTTCTGCTTATAGAAAAGTCTAACTTTGGCGGCAAAGCTCAAAGCATAAGAAAAGAATCATATCTAATAGAAACAGGCCCAAACGGATTCTTAGAGAACAAAAAAGAGACAATAAAACTCATTGAAGAGAGCGGCTTTGAAAACAGTATAATAGAGAGCAACGATGAAGCAAGAAGACGGTTTATATTCTCAGACGGCAGACTAAAAGAGATATCATCAAACCCACTGAAGCTGTTTAGCTCGGGCTTGTTAAGAAAAAAATCCATTTTAAACATACTAAAAGAGCCATTTATAAAACCTATAATTGAAGATGAAACTGTTGAAAATTTTGTAAAGAGAAGATTGGGCGAAGATTTTTTAAACAAAATCATAGGGCCTATGGTTTGTGGTGTCTTTGCAGGTGATCCGGCTATTATGAGCATGGAGTCAAACTTTAAAAGGATAAAAGAGATAGAAAAAGAGCACGGCTCTTTAATTAAAGGCCTTATAAATCTTATGAGAAACAAAAAGGCAAAGGCTTCTTCGGCATCTGGTGGATTTGACTCAAAACTGCTCTCATTCAAAGACGGTATAAGCAGTTTTATAGAACATCTAAACAAAGATATAGATAAAACAAACGATGAGATAATATCAATAAAAAGCGAATCAAAAGGATACACACTATTTGGCAAAAAATCAGAATACAAAAGCGATATAGTCATATTTGCCGTTGAATCATACTCGCTTGCAAACATTCTAAAAAACACAGATTTAGAGACATCAAAACTTCTAAACCAGATACCGTATGCACCAATGGCTGTTGTAGCCTTAGGGTTCAATAAAAACAAACTTCCAGATATAGTAAACTCATTTGGATACTTGTTTGCCCTTGATGAGATTAGAGATGTTATAGGTGTTCTGTTCGATTCAAGTATATTTCCGTTT
This genomic stretch from Hippea alviniae EP5-r harbors:
- a CDS encoding glycosyltransferase, which codes for MRMLFVIPSLGMGEAERVLSLLANYFSSKLEVHILTICKSEIFYDLRDDITVHMLDLCGKSNGRLNKVKQFDVLIDIYSNLDAKKFKLYIIGDGEERENLKNIIKGKKLENSVRLIGRVKDIERYYARAKIFALTSRFEAFSNVLIEAMSCGCAVISFDCPYGPAEIISDNIDGLLVRNQDKEEFLIKLSELVKNDNLIKRLSENAIEKAKKYSFNEIVKMWEKEINRIIR
- a CDS encoding glycosyltransferase; its protein translation is MKLYTALRKLKPDVVFSGIAHVNLIVGMLIPLLPKEIKFIARETNIPSINNRREKFRHFDKILYMFYNNFNAIVSQSKFMKRDLILNFGIKPNIIHVIPNPIDIENIKSKSACKDSLLRYGDRRLLFVGRMEYQKGCDLLIKSLSLMKKDYHLYIIGDGKDKNSVISLADSLNVKKRVHLLGFKTNPYKYMSQADLLILPSRYEGLPNVVLEANACGIPVVAFGCPGGTVDVIKNGVNGFLAKCEDTYDLANTVETAIRYKWDKEEIIEHALRFDVKYIGLMYEKLLQI
- a CDS encoding DUF2334 domain-containing protein, translated to MSAKYIVRFDDASPTMNKKKWQRVERLCDEYNIKPIVAIVPNNKDSDLVCDSYDSSFWSKVKDWQDKGWYIALHGYEHKYVTQNSGLVPINNRSEFAGLSYEEQKEKIEKGMRIFKEHGIEPNIWVAPAHSFDKNTLLALREVGISIVSDGIALYPFVKYGFKWIPQQLWHFRVMPFGVWTICLHPNKMGKDDFKNMEDFIKKNKESFIDVSSLKYKNFCVLNMIFGKVYWPIRRLRSMMRKGKS
- a CDS encoding SIMPL domain-containing protein, producing the protein MKRIVLVAVIAILLATSTKAAEVSVISTSFEIKKLVNCDRVNMTFKVWAEGDNYTEALKRLKPINNEFVGFLKKIYASKSIKTVSGYNSSKMASIIITVNSDKINSTGRVLNYISNRRFPYKTGITTVNIKYTLSDKKETEIKNEIFKEALVKCKRLLSIVNSTLNSKYKIGSIDVKYSHPFFIREGNIRAFSKSSPNSNFSLSSGQKLIKANVRFSAILTLK
- the hemG gene encoding protoporphyrinogen oxidase — encoded protein: MRAIVVGGGISGVSAAYLIKKYTPYDVLLIEKSNFGGKAQSIRKESYLIETGPNGFLENKKETIKLIEESGFENSIIESNDEARRRFIFSDGRLKEISSNPLKLFSSGLLRKKSILNILKEPFIKPIIEDETVENFVKRRLGEDFLNKIIGPMVCGVFAGDPAIMSMESNFKRIKEIEKEHGSLIKGLINLMRNKKAKASSASGGFDSKLLSFKDGISSFIEHLNKDIDKTNDEIISIKSESKGYTLFGKKSEYKSDIVIFAVESYSLANILKNTDLETSKLLNQIPYAPMAVVALGFNKNKLPDIVNSFGYLFALDEIRDVIGVLFDSSIFPFRSTEDKFLIRLMVGGALAKESPFKKNLFQIATEELQRSAKIFAPFEFSYKVIHKKAIPIYTMQHKEIIETTKAFELKHKGIFITGNAFYGISFNDCIKSAYNLLKKIK
- the murJ gene encoding murein biosynthesis integral membrane protein MurJ; the protein is MDQNKTKKVGNHKSAKILASKQNIISGALWITLFTLGSKILGFVRQIITATLFGTTPAFDAIVIAKEPAVFFADTVQSSFSLVAVPFYLEEKLIKEELAKQFTKSFLGLTLIFLLVSNTLLFIFPDFFIIILAPGFSANLKSLSYEYIRIFTIFSVFSGVVNMFVSFLRAERMFLQSSLPFFAFNIFAIPILVILFSTEGAKSYPVAFSVASFFVLLISYFLGRNVWGLIPFSFNFGLKTFKAFVVSVPLFISDLIGVVNNMVDKAFASFLPFGNVSALSYSFNLISVVSALATQGIVYSSFTYISEKIVVFESKRLESQISEIIKFIIKVMLPVIALFIVASSDIVSIIYQHGRFTAESTNKTSMALMGYSFMLITIPFNKILSNLYISKKNTITITIMSLPFVLLNAFLDWFFVKLFGVFGLSLVSSIAGFLRGVVLFFDVKRRYRVNINFLNKEVLVSLILFVLYIFICNFVCSYYGFSKYEGLFMKLLMFFIFVIISAKKEIRFLLGKVSNKIKG
- a CDS encoding glycosyltransferase family 4 protein, with product MNNTSVVLILVFYLSLVLNLFIWHISKSKGIFLDKGRENKPQKFHKKDTPRAGGIGVALSFFVGTLLACNGIGLKLFISSLPVLFGGIFEDLKGGVKPSVRLFLAFLSAVLAILLTGFRVENLGFVGLPYMVSILFTIFAVAGVTNSINIIDGLNGLASGFSIIALIIFNITLYFLHNYELLKVGVMLAVATFGFFVLNFPKGLIFLGDGGAYFLGFMLAELSVAIVFKYSSISPWFCLAVMIYPVWEVCFSFYRRKILKGAPAMSPDKMHFHSILTRKLTKTNYLSSLVILVSLLPFEVLALLFRSRTSLSMLVIFFFISIYLFVYSTLIWTRIKPRR